A section of the Bacillus pumilus genome encodes:
- the dxr gene encoding 1-deoxy-D-xylulose-5-phosphate reductoisomerase — protein sequence MRYISLLGATGSIGEQTLDVIRQHPDKFKLKAMTFGRNVDKAIPIIEQFQPEFVGCLSEEAYHTLKGHSFEYDVKMAAGDEANIEAAIYDAVDVVVNALVGSVGLVPTLKAIEQKKTIALANKETLVTAGHIVKEYAKTYDVPLLPVDSEHSAIFQCLQGEQAKNIERLIVTASGGSFRDKKRTELEGVTVEEALNHPNWSMGAKITIDSATMMNKGLEVIEAHWLFDIPYEQIDVLLHKESIIHSMVEFHDKSVMAQLGTPDMRVPIQYALTYPDRAPLPEAKSLNLWEIGQLNFQKADFDRYRCLHFAYESGKIGGTMPAVLNAANEMAVDAFLKGKVTFLQIEELIEKALNRHHVISTPSLQDIHEVDKETRDFVQSILT from the coding sequence TTGAGATATATTTCGCTATTAGGCGCAACAGGATCAATTGGAGAACAAACATTAGATGTGATTAGGCAGCACCCAGACAAATTTAAGCTGAAAGCCATGACGTTTGGCCGGAATGTAGACAAGGCCATACCAATTATTGAACAGTTTCAGCCTGAATTTGTCGGATGCTTAAGTGAAGAGGCCTATCACACGCTAAAAGGTCATTCATTTGAATACGATGTCAAAATGGCTGCTGGTGATGAAGCCAACATCGAAGCAGCAATTTATGATGCAGTGGACGTTGTGGTCAATGCCCTTGTCGGAAGTGTCGGGCTTGTTCCAACATTAAAGGCCATTGAACAAAAAAAGACAATTGCACTTGCAAATAAGGAAACACTGGTGACAGCTGGTCATATAGTAAAAGAGTACGCGAAAACATATGATGTACCTTTACTTCCTGTCGATAGTGAGCATTCCGCTATTTTTCAATGCCTGCAAGGTGAACAAGCTAAAAACATTGAACGCTTAATCGTGACAGCTTCAGGTGGTAGTTTCCGAGATAAAAAACGAACTGAACTTGAAGGTGTTACGGTTGAAGAAGCACTGAACCACCCAAACTGGTCAATGGGAGCGAAAATTACCATTGATTCAGCGACGATGATGAATAAAGGGCTCGAGGTCATTGAGGCGCATTGGTTGTTTGATATACCATATGAACAAATTGATGTGCTGTTACATAAAGAGAGCATTATCCATTCGATGGTGGAATTTCACGACAAAAGCGTCATGGCTCAGTTAGGGACACCTGACATGAGAGTGCCCATTCAATATGCACTCACATACCCTGACAGGGCGCCATTACCAGAAGCGAAATCATTGAACCTTTGGGAGATTGGACAATTGAATTTCCAAAAAGCGGATTTTGACAGGTATCGTTGCTTACATTTTGCTTATGAATCAGGTAAAATAGGAGGGACAATGCCTGCTGTGCTCAATGCAGCAAATGAAATGGCAGTCGATGCCTTTCTGAAAGGCAAAGTAACGTTCCTGCAAATTGAAGAATTGATTGAAAAGGCACTGAACAGACATCATGTGATTTCAACGCCTAGTTTGCAAGATATCCATGAAG
- a CDS encoding phosphatidate cytidylyltransferase, translating to MKQRILTGVLAAAVFLLAVIYGQMPFTLLIYLMGSVALFELLRMKKISIFSIPGIVSLILLWLLMGGENSFFPNVDASKMQIALFAVLILLTYTVLSKNSFTFDEVAFVILATLYIGVSFYYFIQIRGLYGMSAIFFAAVIIWSTDSGAYFIGKSMGKRKLWPEISPNKTVEGFIGGIVTAVVLSFVFQAVTGFLPSYLLVMFITLLLSIFGQLGDLVESALKRHYDVKDSGTILPGHGGILDRFDSFLFVLPFLYLLLATFAS from the coding sequence ATGAAACAAAGAATTTTGACGGGTGTGTTGGCAGCTGCAGTCTTTTTACTTGCAGTTATATATGGACAGATGCCATTTACCCTGCTGATTTACTTAATGGGAAGCGTCGCTCTCTTTGAGCTTCTAAGAATGAAAAAGATATCGATTTTCAGTATTCCCGGTATTGTCAGCTTAATATTGCTTTGGCTTTTAATGGGCGGAGAGAACAGCTTCTTCCCGAACGTAGACGCATCAAAAATGCAGATTGCTTTATTCGCAGTCTTAATTCTTTTAACTTATACAGTGTTGAGCAAAAACTCTTTCACATTCGATGAGGTTGCTTTTGTGATCTTAGCGACATTATATATTGGCGTCAGTTTCTATTATTTTATCCAAATTAGAGGCTTATATGGCATGAGTGCGATCTTCTTCGCAGCAGTGATTATTTGGTCCACTGACTCAGGTGCCTATTTCATTGGGAAATCGATGGGGAAACGAAAGCTCTGGCCAGAGATTAGCCCAAACAAAACAGTAGAAGGATTTATCGGTGGAATCGTCACAGCGGTCGTGTTGTCATTTGTGTTTCAGGCGGTTACAGGATTTTTGCCATCATATCTGCTTGTTATGTTTATTACGCTTTTGCTCAGTATCTTTGGGCAGCTTGGCGACCTTGTGGAATCTGCTTTAAAACGTCATTACGACGTGAAAGATTCAGGGACAATCCTCCCTGGACATGGCGGTATTTTGGACAGGTTTGATAGCTTTTTATTCGTTCTGCCGTTTTTATATTTACTGCTCGCAACGTTTGCCAGCTAA
- a CDS encoding isoprenyl transferase produces MLNILKNWKNQQTAASNLESLTKEDILNGEIPEHIAIIMDGNGRWAKKRALPRVAGHHEGMKVVKRMTKLANELNVKVLTLYAFSTENWKRPKLEVDFLMKLPEEFLNIYLPELIEENVRVRLTGDPDGLPQHTKRAVENAVKSTTNNDGLVLNFALNYGGRTEIVSACRQISEKVKEGKLQAEDITEEMFSAYLMTESLQDPDLLIRTSGEIRLSNFMLWQIAYSEFVFTDVLWPDFSDEHLIGAIGEYQRRGRRFGGI; encoded by the coding sequence ATGCTCAATATACTCAAAAATTGGAAGAATCAGCAAACTGCAGCTTCCAACTTAGAAAGTCTGACAAAAGAAGACATATTAAATGGAGAAATTCCTGAACATATCGCCATTATCATGGATGGGAACGGAAGATGGGCGAAAAAACGTGCTCTTCCACGGGTAGCAGGACATCATGAAGGAATGAAAGTCGTCAAGCGCATGACAAAGCTTGCAAATGAGCTGAATGTCAAAGTGCTGACTTTGTATGCTTTTTCAACGGAAAATTGGAAACGTCCAAAACTAGAAGTAGACTTTTTAATGAAACTTCCTGAAGAATTTTTGAACATCTACCTGCCCGAGCTCATCGAGGAAAATGTTCGTGTGCGCTTAACAGGTGATCCAGACGGCCTCCCGCAGCATACGAAAAGAGCGGTAGAGAACGCAGTAAAGAGTACGACGAATAACGACGGACTCGTTTTGAATTTTGCGCTCAACTATGGAGGGCGCACAGAAATCGTCTCCGCATGCAGGCAAATTTCTGAAAAAGTCAAAGAAGGTAAGCTTCAAGCAGAAGACATCACAGAAGAGATGTTTTCAGCTTATTTAATGACAGAATCTCTTCAAGATCCGGATTTGCTTATTCGCACAAGTGGAGAAATTAGATTAAGCAACTTTATGCTTTGGCAAATTGCGTACAGCGAATTTGTCTTTACGGATGTGCTATGGCCTGACTTTTCTGATGAGCATCTTATAGGCGCTATCGGAGAATACCAGCGCCGAGGCCGGAGGTTCGGTGGAATTTAG
- the frr gene encoding ribosome recycling factor, with protein MSKEVLNQTKEKMEKAVQAYGRELATVRAGRANASLLDKVTVDYYGAQTPLNQIASITVPEARMLIITPYDKTAIGDIEKSIQKSDLGITPTSDGNVIRIAIPALTEERRKELVKVVRKYSEEAKVAVRNVRRDANDELKKLEKNGEITEDELRSSTEDVQKLTDEYVAKIDDVMKDKEKEIMEV; from the coding sequence GTGTCAAAAGAAGTATTGAACCAAACGAAAGAAAAAATGGAAAAAGCCGTTCAAGCATACGGACGAGAACTTGCAACTGTTCGTGCGGGCAGAGCAAATGCTTCATTGCTTGATAAAGTGACGGTTGATTATTATGGTGCACAAACACCACTAAACCAAATCGCGTCAATCACAGTGCCAGAAGCACGTATGCTAATTATCACACCTTATGATAAAACAGCTATCGGTGATATCGAAAAATCAATCCAAAAGTCTGATCTTGGTATCACGCCAACAAGTGACGGAAATGTGATCCGTATTGCAATTCCTGCACTAACAGAAGAAAGACGTAAAGAGCTTGTGAAGGTTGTAAGAAAATATTCAGAAGAAGCAAAAGTAGCTGTTCGTAATGTTCGTCGTGATGCAAACGATGAGTTGAAAAAGCTCGAGAAAAATGGTGAGATCACTGAAGATGAATTAAGATCATCAACAGAGGATGTTCAAAAATTGACAGATGAATATGTCGCTAAAATTGATGACGTGATGAAAGATAAAGAAAAAGAAATCATGGAAGTTTAA
- the pyrH gene encoding UMP kinase, producing the protein MSKPKYNRIVLKLSGEALAGDAGNGINPTVIHSIAKQVKEIAELDVEVAVVVGGGNLWRGKTGSDLGMDRATADYMGMLATVMNSLALQDSLETLGIQSRVQTSIEMRQVAEPYIRRKAIRHLEKKRVVIFAAGTGNPYFSTDTTAALRAAEIEADVILMAKNNVDGVYSADPRTDADAVKYDKLSYLDVLKEGLAVMDSTASSLCMDNDIPLIVFSIMEEGNIKRAVNGESIGTIVRGK; encoded by the coding sequence ATGAGCAAACCGAAATATAATCGCATTGTACTGAAGCTAAGTGGCGAAGCACTAGCAGGTGATGCTGGAAATGGAATTAACCCAACTGTCATTCATTCAATTGCAAAGCAAGTAAAAGAAATTGCAGAGCTTGATGTTGAGGTTGCAGTTGTTGTAGGCGGAGGAAACCTTTGGCGCGGTAAGACAGGCAGTGACTTAGGAATGGACCGTGCGACAGCAGACTACATGGGCATGCTAGCAACAGTGATGAATTCGCTCGCGCTACAGGACAGCCTAGAAACGCTTGGCATTCAGTCTAGGGTACAAACCTCTATCGAAATGAGACAGGTTGCAGAACCATACATAAGAAGAAAAGCGATCCGTCATCTTGAGAAGAAACGTGTCGTGATTTTTGCTGCAGGTACTGGTAACCCTTATTTCTCTACAGATACAACGGCAGCACTTCGTGCAGCAGAAATTGAAGCAGATGTCATTTTAATGGCGAAAAATAATGTAGACGGTGTCTACAGTGCTGATCCTCGTACAGATGCGGATGCAGTAAAATATGACAAGCTTTCATATCTTGATGTGCTAAAAGAAGGGCTTGCAGTAATGGATTCTACTGCGTCCTCATTATGTATGGACAATGACATTCCATTAATCGTATTCTCTATTATGGAAGAAGGAAATATTAAACGTGCCGTAAATGGCGAATCAATTGGAACGATTGTGAGGGGGAAATAA
- the tsf gene encoding translation elongation factor Ts: MAITAQLVKELRQKTGAGMMDCKKALTETDGDIDKAIDLLREKGIAKAAKKADRIAAEGLTLIKTDGNTGVILEVNSETDFVAKNEGFQSLLNELADHLLAAKPATIEEAHASKMENGSTVEEHITSAIAKIGEKITLRRFSVITKEDNAAFGSYLHMGGRIGVLAVLNGTTDEELARDIAMHVAAVNPKYISRDQVSEEEANREREVLTQQALQEGKPENIVAKMVEGRLNKFFEEICLLDQAFVKNPDEKVKQVVAAKNASIQTYVRYEVGEGIEKRQDNFAEEVMSQVKK; the protein is encoded by the coding sequence ATGGCTATTACTGCTCAATTAGTTAAAGAACTGCGTCAAAAAACTGGTGCAGGTATGATGGACTGTAAAAAAGCGTTAACAGAAACTGATGGTGACATCGACAAAGCAATCGATCTTCTAAGAGAAAAAGGAATTGCAAAAGCTGCGAAAAAAGCAGACCGTATTGCTGCAGAAGGATTAACTCTTATCAAAACTGATGGCAACACAGGCGTGATCCTAGAAGTGAACTCTGAGACGGATTTCGTTGCGAAAAACGAAGGATTCCAATCACTTCTTAACGAACTTGCTGATCATTTGCTAGCTGCTAAACCTGCAACAATTGAAGAAGCTCATGCTTCTAAAATGGAAAACGGTTCAACAGTTGAAGAGCATATTACATCTGCAATTGCGAAAATCGGAGAGAAAATCACTCTACGTCGTTTCTCTGTTATCACAAAAGAAGATAACGCAGCATTCGGTTCTTACTTACACATGGGCGGACGCATCGGTGTGTTAGCTGTTCTTAACGGAACAACTGATGAAGAGCTTGCAAGAGACATCGCAATGCACGTTGCTGCTGTAAACCCTAAATACATTTCTCGTGACCAAGTGTCAGAAGAAGAAGCAAACCGTGAGCGCGAAGTATTAACACAGCAAGCGCTACAAGAAGGAAAGCCTGAAAACATCGTAGCTAAAATGGTAGAAGGCCGTCTAAACAAATTCTTCGAAGAAATTTGCTTACTTGACCAAGCTTTCGTTAAAAACCCAGATGAAAAAGTGAAACAAGTAGTAGCTGCGAAAAACGCAAGCATTCAAACTTATGTTCGCTATGAAGTGGGCGAAGGTATCGAGAAGCGTCAAGACAACTTTGCTGAAGAAGTTATGAGCCAAGTGAAAAAATAA
- the rpsB gene encoding 30S ribosomal protein S2: MSVISMKQLLEAGVHFGHQTRRWNPKMKRYIFTERNGIYIIDLQKTVKKVEEAYNFTKNLAADGGKILFVGTKKQAQDSVKEEAIRSGMFYVNQRWLGGTLTNFETIQKRIKRLKDIEKMQENGTFDVLPKKEVVQLKKELERLEKFLGGIKDMKGLPDALFIIDPRKERIAVAEARKLNIPIIGIVDTNCDPDEIDVVIPANDDAIRAVKLLTAKMADAILESKQGEEEAVVEETTETETTTA, encoded by the coding sequence ATGTCAGTTATTTCTATGAAACAATTGCTAGAAGCTGGTGTTCACTTCGGTCACCAAACACGCCGTTGGAACCCAAAAATGAAGCGTTACATCTTTACAGAGCGTAACGGTATCTACATCATCGATCTTCAAAAAACGGTGAAAAAAGTAGAGGAAGCTTACAACTTCACGAAAAACCTTGCTGCTGACGGAGGAAAAATCCTTTTCGTTGGTACGAAAAAGCAAGCACAAGATTCAGTGAAAGAAGAAGCAATCCGTTCTGGTATGTTCTATGTGAACCAACGCTGGCTTGGTGGAACGTTAACAAACTTTGAAACAATCCAAAAACGTATCAAACGTTTAAAAGATATTGAAAAAATGCAAGAAAACGGTACATTCGATGTTCTTCCTAAGAAAGAAGTCGTTCAACTGAAAAAAGAATTAGAACGTCTTGAAAAATTTCTAGGCGGAATCAAAGACATGAAAGGTCTTCCGGATGCACTTTTCATTATCGACCCTCGTAAAGAGCGTATTGCAGTTGCAGAAGCTCGTAAATTGAATATCCCAATCATCGGTATCGTTGACACAAACTGTGATCCAGACGAAATTGATGTTGTGATCCCTGCAAACGATGATGCAATCCGTGCTGTAAAACTTCTAACTGCTAAAATGGCAGATGCGATTCTTGAGTCTAAACAAGGCGAAGAAGAAGCTGTTGTAGAAGAAACGACAGAAACTGAAACAACAACTGCGTAA
- a CDS encoding FliA/WhiG family RNA polymerase sigma factor yields MQSLNYEDQALWARWKEWKDPAAGDDLMRRYMPLVTYHVGRISIGLPKSVHKEDLISLGMLGLYDALEKFDPGRDLKFDTYASFRIRGAIIDGLRKEDWLPRTSREKTKKVEAAIEKLEQRYLRNVTPTEVAEELGMSEQDVVTTMNEGFFANLLSIDEKLHDQEDGENVQVMIRDEKTVTPEEKMLKDELIEQLAEKMTELSEKEKLVISLFYKEELTLTEIGHVLNLSTSRISQIHSKALFKLKHLLDKAIQS; encoded by the coding sequence ATGCAATCCTTAAATTACGAAGATCAGGCGCTATGGGCTAGATGGAAAGAGTGGAAGGACCCAGCTGCTGGAGATGATCTTATGCGCCGCTATATGCCGCTCGTCACATATCATGTTGGAAGAATTTCCATCGGTCTCCCGAAGTCAGTGCATAAAGAAGACTTGATCAGTCTAGGGATGCTCGGTTTATATGATGCCCTTGAAAAATTTGACCCCGGAAGAGATCTGAAGTTTGATACATATGCATCCTTCAGAATCCGCGGGGCCATCATCGACGGTCTTCGTAAAGAGGACTGGCTGCCTCGTACATCAAGAGAAAAGACAAAAAAAGTAGAAGCGGCGATTGAAAAGCTTGAACAACGCTATTTACGAAATGTGACGCCGACAGAAGTGGCTGAGGAACTTGGCATGAGTGAACAGGATGTTGTCACAACAATGAATGAAGGTTTCTTTGCAAATCTGCTTTCAATCGACGAGAAGCTTCATGATCAAGAAGACGGTGAAAACGTCCAAGTCATGATTCGCGACGAGAAAACTGTGACACCTGAAGAGAAGATGCTAAAAGATGAATTAATAGAACAGCTTGCTGAAAAAATGACCGAGCTATCGGAAAAAGAAAAGCTCGTGATCAGTCTATTTTATAAAGAGGAACTGACGTTAACGGAAATCGGTCACGTGCTCAATTTATCGACCTCACGCATTTCGCAAATTCATTCTAAGGCATTGTTCAAGCTTAAGCATCTGCTTGATAAAGCCATTCAATCTTAA
- a CDS encoding chemotaxis protein CheD, with amino-acid sequence MNVQIPAVVKVGIADVQLVKTPDRIRTSGLGSCVGLVLFDQEKKLAGLVHVMLPDSSLAKGAVENLAKYADTGVKHTIDLLLKEGARKHALKAKLAGGAEMFKFKSTNDLMRIGPRNVSAVKEHLSLYRIPIISEDTGGNNGRTIEFDPLTTELEIRTVKQGIMKI; translated from the coding sequence ATGAACGTTCAGATTCCGGCAGTTGTAAAGGTTGGTATAGCGGATGTTCAGCTTGTGAAAACACCGGACCGCATTCGGACATCCGGACTTGGTTCTTGTGTAGGACTTGTTCTGTTTGATCAAGAAAAAAAACTGGCAGGTCTTGTTCATGTCATGCTTCCAGACTCATCCCTTGCAAAAGGGGCAGTGGAGAACTTGGCTAAATATGCAGATACAGGTGTCAAGCATACAATTGATCTTCTCCTTAAAGAAGGAGCGCGCAAACATGCGCTAAAGGCAAAACTTGCTGGTGGCGCAGAAATGTTTAAATTTAAGTCAACCAATGATCTCATGAGAATTGGACCTAGAAATGTATCAGCTGTTAAAGAACATCTGTCTCTTTATCGCATCCCGATCATTAGTGAGGATACGGGCGGGAACAATGGTCGTACGATTGAATTTGATCCGCTTACGACAGAGCTTGAGATCCGCACTGTGAAGCAAGGCATTATGAAGATATAA
- a CDS encoding chemotaxis protein CheC has translation MSIFNEIKDEQLDVLREVGNIGAGHAASALASLLDRKIDMAVPFVKVLSFEELMEFFGGADLPVASIFLRMEGDLSGSIFFIMPFEQAEQFVRELVRDPAFDIDTIHEHVMGTSALHELGNILAGSYLSALADLTKLQLHPSVPDVTLDMFGAVISEGLMQFSPLGDQAIVIDTSIFDDQNKQELKGNMFLLPDFESFEKLFEALGNL, from the coding sequence ATGAGCATTTTCAATGAAATAAAAGATGAACAGCTGGATGTATTAAGAGAGGTTGGGAATATTGGAGCAGGCCACGCCGCGTCTGCTCTTGCCAGCCTATTGGATCGCAAAATAGATATGGCTGTTCCATTTGTCAAGGTTCTCTCGTTTGAAGAGTTAATGGAATTCTTTGGCGGTGCAGACCTCCCAGTTGCAAGCATTTTCCTGCGAATGGAAGGAGATTTATCTGGCTCAATCTTTTTCATTATGCCCTTTGAGCAAGCAGAGCAGTTTGTAAGAGAGCTTGTACGAGATCCGGCATTTGATATTGATACTATTCACGAGCATGTGATGGGGACTTCAGCACTTCACGAGCTGGGAAATATTTTAGCAGGCTCTTATTTATCAGCCCTTGCCGATTTAACAAAATTGCAGCTTCACCCAAGTGTTCCAGATGTTACGCTCGATATGTTCGGAGCTGTCATTAGCGAAGGATTAATGCAATTTAGTCCTTTAGGTGATCAGGCAATTGTGATTGATACATCGATTTTTGATGATCAAAATAAGCAAGAGCTGAAAGGAAATATGTTTCTATTACCAGACTTTGAATCGTTTGAAAAACTATTCGAAGCATTAGGTAACCTGTAA
- a CDS encoding chemotaxis protein CheW — MSTDIQTGEKMIVFIVNKKEYAISVSEVKSIEKWQQPTRVPGVAPYICGVINLRGVVTPVIDLRVRLGSSDNEITDETRMIIVQFGDIEVGWIVDEANDVITVHQEEVESSPESAEKEGQSWVTGIIKHDQRLFNIIHPGAVLDKSVQDAPVH; from the coding sequence ATGAGTACAGATATCCAAACTGGCGAAAAGATGATTGTGTTTATCGTAAACAAAAAAGAATACGCCATTTCAGTATCAGAAGTAAAGTCCATTGAAAAATGGCAGCAGCCGACAAGAGTCCCTGGCGTTGCCCCTTATATATGCGGTGTTATTAATCTGCGCGGTGTCGTGACGCCTGTCATCGATCTAAGAGTGAGACTTGGATCAAGTGACAACGAAATTACAGATGAAACAAGAATGATTATTGTACAATTTGGTGACATTGAAGTCGGCTGGATTGTTGATGAAGCGAATGATGTCATTACAGTCCATCAGGAAGAAGTAGAATCTTCTCCTGAATCAGCTGAAAAAGAAGGGCAATCATGGGTGACAGGTATCATTAAGCATGATCAGCGTCTATTTAATATCATTCATCCTGGTGCTGTTCTCGACAAGAGTGTTCAAGATGCACCTGTTCATTAA
- a CDS encoding chemotaxis protein CheA encodes MDVNQYLDIFLDESREHLQTCNEKLLDLEKNPTDLQLVNDIFRAAHTLKGMSATMGYADMAQLTHHLENMFDAIRNEQMIVTPESMDTMFEALDHLEAMVQSIAEGGDGKRDVTEISKKLDVTGSHAEAAPSVETADVSAASANDLDYNEFERTVLDEAREQGFKCYELNVTLSDACLLKAVRVYMIFERLNEAGEVVKTVPNAELLESEDFESEFSISYLSKQPMDEVKKIVMTISEVEQVEISEVSAFEEASPAEKQEAKPEQEKEEVSVPAAKAPANDAPKANGNNGAAAGGTKTIRVNIDRLDSLMNLFEELVIDRGRLEQIAKELENNELTDTVERMTRISGDLQSIILNMRMVPVETVFNRFPRMIRQLTKELNKKIELIIEGAETELDRTVIDEIGDPLLHLLRNSLDHGIESPEERVKKGKPEKGTVLLKAYHSGNHVFIEVEDDGGGINRKKVLEKALERGVITDREAETLEDHQIDSLIFAAGFSTADTISDISGRGVGLDVVKNKLESLGGSVSINSTEGQGSLFSIQLPLTLSIISVLLVKLEEETFAIPISSIIETAVIKKSDILQTHDREVIDFRGFIVPVVYLKKQFHVPNANELEEELHIIVVRKGDKLTAFVVDSFIGQQEVVLKSLGDYLPNVFAISGATILGDGQVALIVDCNALIK; translated from the coding sequence TTGGATGTAAACCAATACTTAGATATCTTTTTAGATGAAAGCAGAGAACACTTACAAACTTGTAATGAAAAACTTCTTGATTTAGAAAAGAACCCAACCGACTTGCAGCTAGTGAATGATATATTCAGAGCCGCTCACACATTGAAAGGCATGAGTGCAACGATGGGCTACGCTGATATGGCTCAGCTAACACATCATTTAGAAAACATGTTTGATGCCATTCGAAATGAACAAATGATTGTCACACCTGAGTCGATGGACACGATGTTTGAAGCGCTTGATCACCTTGAAGCAATGGTTCAATCAATTGCAGAAGGCGGAGATGGGAAACGCGATGTCACAGAGATTAGTAAAAAACTAGATGTGACAGGAAGCCATGCTGAGGCAGCTCCTAGTGTTGAAACTGCGGATGTATCAGCGGCTTCTGCTAACGACTTAGACTATAACGAATTTGAACGAACAGTGCTTGATGAAGCGAGGGAACAAGGCTTTAAATGTTATGAACTCAATGTCACATTAAGTGACGCATGCTTATTAAAAGCGGTTCGTGTCTATATGATTTTTGAAAGACTGAACGAAGCAGGCGAGGTCGTTAAAACAGTTCCAAATGCAGAACTTTTAGAATCAGAAGATTTCGAATCTGAATTCAGTATTTCTTATTTATCTAAACAACCAATGGACGAAGTGAAGAAAATTGTGATGACGATCTCAGAAGTTGAACAAGTTGAGATCTCAGAAGTCTCTGCATTTGAAGAAGCATCTCCAGCTGAAAAACAAGAGGCAAAACCTGAACAGGAAAAAGAAGAAGTATCTGTGCCTGCTGCGAAAGCCCCAGCAAACGATGCGCCAAAAGCAAATGGCAATAACGGTGCAGCTGCCGGCGGAACAAAAACGATTCGGGTCAACATTGACCGTCTCGATTCTCTCATGAATCTGTTTGAAGAACTGGTGATTGACAGAGGACGTTTAGAACAGATTGCCAAAGAATTAGAAAATAATGAACTGACAGACACAGTTGAAAGAATGACACGTATTTCTGGAGATCTGCAATCGATCATCTTGAATATGAGAATGGTTCCTGTGGAAACGGTGTTTAACCGATTCCCTCGTATGATTCGTCAATTGACAAAAGAGCTGAATAAGAAAATTGAACTGATTATTGAAGGTGCTGAAACAGAGCTTGATCGAACAGTTATCGACGAGATTGGTGATCCACTCTTACACTTACTTAGAAACAGCCTAGATCACGGAATTGAATCACCAGAAGAACGTGTGAAAAAAGGCAAGCCAGAAAAAGGTACCGTTCTATTAAAAGCGTATCATAGCGGAAACCACGTCTTCATTGAAGTAGAAGACGATGGCGGCGGAATTAACCGTAAGAAAGTGCTTGAAAAAGCATTAGAGCGCGGGGTTATTACAGATAGAGAAGCAGAGACACTTGAAGATCATCAAATTGATTCACTGATCTTTGCAGCAGGATTCTCTACAGCTGATACGATTTCTGACATCTCAGGCCGCGGTGTAGGCCTTGACGTTGTAAAAAACAAGCTGGAATCACTAGGCGGATCTGTAAGCATCAACTCAACAGAAGGACAGGGCTCACTATTCTCGATCCAGCTTCCGCTTACATTATCGATTATTTCTGTACTTCTTGTGAAACTGGAAGAGGAAACATTTGCGATTCCGATTTCTTCTATTATTGAAACGGCTGTCATTAAGAAAAGCGACATCCTTCAAACGCATGATCGTGAAGTAATTGATTTCCGCGGATTTATCGTACCGGTCGTGTACTTGAAGAAACAATTCCACGTACCGAATGCGAATGAATTAGAGGAAGAACTGCACATCATCGTTGTTCGTAAAGGAGATAAGCTGACAGCATTTGTGGTCGACTCATTTATTGGACAGCAAGAGGTTGTATTGAAATCACTAGGAGATTACTTGCCAAACGTGTTTGCGATCTCAGGCGCAACAATCCTAGGCGACGGTCAAGTGGCACTCATCGTTGACTGTAATGCACTGATCAAGTAA